GGACCGAAGGCGGCCAATGGGACGAGTACATTACCGGCATCAAGCGCATGGTCGACACCGGGTCGGGCGCGCTCACGGGAGCGCGGGAAAGCATCTATTACTTAGACACCCTTATCGCCCGCTACCGGGACCGTCCGGATAAAAGCGCGCTCATGGACGCGCTCGTCGCGGAAAAGACGCGCTGGGAAAATCAGACCGCGCGCTTCCAGGGATTGCTCGTGCGCGCGGAGATCGAGCTCCGGCAGGAATACGCGGGGAGCGGCGGGAACGGAACGCTTACCGACGATCGCGGCGCGACCATGCACGTGGTCTACACGGAGCTGGACGCATCGGGAACGCCCTACGTGGTGTTCGAGGGAACGGTCGCCAACGGGCGCGATCCCTATCTCATGACGAAGGCCGAGTACGATCTCGAGAAGCTCCGGATCGAGGAGGAATACTGGAAACGGCGCATGGCCGCGGCACAGGGGGTCTACGAATACGCGTTCGCGGGCGCGGCGAGGCCGGGCCGCGATGAGCAGGAGCGCGCCCGGCTGGAGGCGCTGGACGAGCGCGACCGAAAAAGGGCGGACCTGGATCGGGCCGAGACCCGGCTCACGGAGGTGTTTTTAAACAGGGTGAACGATGAGGCGAAGGGGGTCGCCGATGCGCAGGAAGCCCTGCAATTGGCGCAGCTCGAGTTTGATCGCGCCGAGGAGCTGTTCGGCAGGGCGAACGCCCGGCTTATGTACCTGGAAAATCCCGACTCGAGGGAGCTTCTTCTCGAGGAGATCACGGCGCTGGTCCGGCGCGTAAGCGAACTCGAAAGGGTAAAGGAAAACGGGGAGAGCCTGCTGCTTCGTTATGCCCGCGAGTATTACGCCGCGCGCAGGGTGGAGGAGGGGGTCGCATCCGCGCGCGACTACGAGGCGCGCCTCGCGGACGCGATCGCGGTGGTTGAGGGAGACGCCGATTCCCAGGGGTACAGGGGAAACCTGGAGGCATTCGGCGCGGCGGTTACCGCCGCCCGGGGCAAGGACGATGCGGCGGACGCGCTTGCGGCCGAGACGCGTGCGCGCGAAGATGAAATCTTCGCCACGGTCGAAAAGGCCGACCCGTACTACATGGACGGGGAAAATGTGCGGCTTTCCAGTGCGCGCGCCGGGCTCGCGGAAGCGCATGAGCGTTATGCAATATTTAAAAGAATCGCGGCGGAAATGGACGCAGGGGGGGCGTGGCTCGATGAAGCGGTGTTCGAGCTCCTGCCGCCGTCCCCGTACGGGGACGGCACACAAAAGCCGGATTTCGAAACGGTCACTTCCTGGATACGTTCCGCCTCGACAGGCGATTTCCCGGCAGTCGAGGAACTTTGCTCCCTTTCGGGCGGTCGGCTGGGTCCGGAGGAAATCTATTGCAAAGGCGCCGGTGACATCGCCCGTGCGCTTTCTTCCCTGTGGGCGGCCGATATACTCGGCACCGAAGGCGACACCGCCACAGGCCCGATAAATCCGGAGATCGAGGAACGCGTTCGCGCGCTGGTACGGAGCGAGCTTTCGGCGCGAAGGGGCGCCCTCATGGGCGCGCTCGCCGAAACGAAGAACGCGCTGGACGGGGCATTCGAGTCCGCGAAAGAGGTCGTGAAGTACCTGCTGTCCGATTTTACGGGAAGCCGGGAGATCACCGCGGCCACGCCCTACAGCCGGGCCTGGATGCAGGCAGAACTGGACCGGACCGGGGCGGCTGTTCCGGCCCGCGTCGCGACAAGTAACCTGGAGACGGTAAGGCGAGCGCGAGACTTCTTTATGTCCTCGAGAGGGTCGGATTACGAGACGATCAGGGGGGCGCTCCTGGCGCGTAGGGATGCCGCGTTTGCGGGGGCGTACCTTCGCGGACTGGATACCAATGAATACTATATCTGTGACGCGATGCTCACCCTGGTGGAGAGCGCGGAGTTTCGCGAGGGAATAAGACGTTTGAATTCCGCCGGCGAAGACCAGGGCAAAGCCGCATGGGATGAGTTCCTGCGTGATTGGGACCGTGAGGCGCTTACTGCGGAATACGCCGCGAGGTTTTTTTCGGAAATCCTGCCCCGCATGACGGAGGAGGGAACCGTCGAGGCACAGTATGCCGCGTGGAGTGCGCTCCTCGAGGCGAATACGGGGAGCGATGGGAATATCCTCGCCGGTTCCCCGATGGGGGAAGAGGAGTACCGCGAGCTTGTCGTCAGGGTTGCCGCGCTTTCGGATCCCGGGTCGGTGCTGCTTTTTGCGCATGAGGGTTTCTTTGGCGAATTATCGAACAGGGCGGGTGCGTGGGGAGTGCTGTCGCGCTACGCGGAAGAGAATTACGGGAATTCGCGCGAACATGCGTTCGTGATGCGCCAGGGATTACTGAGGCGCGTCGCGGAGGGGGCAGGGGTCATCTACGAGGACCTGGTGGCGCTCATGAACGGGGGCGCCGGCGTAGATCAATTGAAGAATGCGGGAGCCAGGCTCGCGGCGTACGCGGCTGGGGAAGACTCGAAGAATCTCCCCGAAACGGTGCGGGAAGCGCTTGCCGGGGTGAGCGCTCGTTTCGCGGCGCTGCGAACGGCAGAATTTATATCGGCGCACCGGGACACGGGTGTCGGGGGCGCGGAGGCTTTGAAAAGGGATGCGGATGACCTGGCGCGCGAATCGCGTACGCTCATGGAGGAGCTTGGGTCAATCGTCGCTCTTTACCGGGATAATGCCGGGAACGGGGAGGCGGGCCGTGAAGCAGTGTTCGGCATCGCCGATATTGAAAAAATGGACGCGGTCATCGCAACGCTGGCCGGAAAGGCAGGGGCGCTCGAGGCACATGCGGGCGCGGAGGCGGCGGGGGAGGTGCGCACGCTCGTGGAACGGCTGCGGGCGGCGCGCGAGGAATACCTGGTGGAATACTACGCGCATGAATTTTTATCGGACCCTATGGGCCTTTACCCTGACGATCTCGATGCGTTCAGGGAGCATCTTGAAAATAGCAACGAGGGGCCCGGGCTGGACGCGGAGCTTTCCCGGAAAATTGCCGGGCGAATTGAACCATTCGACACCAGGGGGCGCATCGCGCGCGCCCTGGGCCCGCGCGTTTCGGGATCGATGGCGGAATGGCTGGACTCGTTTCTTCGCGTCACCGGAAAAGATCCGGCATCGATCCCGGACGCGGAAATGAAAACATATGCCGATTTCGCGGCAATGTCGTACCTCGATAGCGTTCGTGGCTCGACCGCTGAAGGGATGGCTCGTCCGGATGAATTCGCCGGGGAATTTCGCGCGTATGCATGCGCACTTCGGTTTCTCGATTACTGCCGCAGGGAAGCGAGCGAGGGACGGTTGCCCGAATACGCGGCAGCCTGGGCGGCGTTTGCGGCGGACAATCCGTCCGCGGCGCTTTCAGGTCTCGATCTGCACTATGCGTATGACGCCGCGGCGTCACACACGGCGGTGTTCATCGAACGGGAGCTTGATCCCGCGACTGCCCTGCTTTCTTTGAGGGGTGATTTTTATTCGGGATTCATGGCCGGGGAATACCTCGATGTGGATGAATTCCTGGATGCGTGCGGTCTCGCTCCCGGGGATGAGCAGCGCGCCTTCTTCCGGGAAGGGCTTGATACGGACGAGCGCGCCTATGAAGAGTCGATGCGCATGGGGCCTGGTGCGGACGTCGAGGCGTACCTGGATGCGCGCAGAATCGAGGACGAGGCGCTGGCGGGGCGCATGCGCGCCTTCGCGGCGGTCCCCGATGGGCTGTCCCCCTATGCATGTCTCGAAATGGTGAACGAGTGCGCGCTGGCCCTTGCTGCGCGCGGGGCTTCGTCCACCGTGGGTGAACTTATCGGACGGATTGCGGGAGGGGACGGGGACGCACGCGGACTGTACGGCGCGGTGGAGGCGCGCTATGCCGTCCTGCTCGGCGACGCGGAGGACGCGGCGGCGCTCCTTGACTACGCGATGCACGGTGCGAACGGGTCCGCGGATTACCGGTCCGCGTGGAGCGACGCGCTCGCGAACTGGGACTATTATATCGGAAAATTCGTCGAGGCGGGCCGTGACGCGCGTTTTGTCGTGGTGCCGGCCGGGGAAAAGATTCCGCGCGATGACGACGGTGACGGCAAAATATCGGACATCGAAACCGCCCGATATGCGGATGACCTGGTCATACGGAAGTTGTCGCGGACCGAGTACGAAGTCCCCGACGGGATCATGGCGACCTTCATGTCCGAACAGAATGAATACCCGCTCGCGGCGCGAAGGCTCGAGGCGGGATTCCTCGCGGCGGATCGGGCCGGGGAGAGCACTCTTGGTTTCGTGGATGCAGGCGTTCCGGGACATTCGCTGGATAACGGGCTCGTAGAGGCGCTGACCGGGCTCAGCCGGGCGCTCGAAAGGCTGAAAACGGCCGCCGATGTGGAGGAAACCGCGCTTGCGTCGCTTGCGGACGAGGAGGCGGGCGGGACGGAAATCGCGGATGAATCGGATCTGATACGCGCCTACCGTGAGGTTTACAATGTGGATACCGGCAGGAGCGTGGACAGCGAGGGTGAAGTGCTGCCATGGGGACAGGAACTCGAGGACATGATCGGCCGCATAAGGGCGCAGTTCGATACCCCGCAGTTGCATTCCGCCGCGGAAAAATACGACCGCCTACAAGGGGCGCTCCGCGAAAATGACGAGGCCAAAAGCCGGATCGCCGTTCTTTCGGACATACTGGACCTGATAACCGGCGGGGCCGAGGGATACCTGCAGGGAAGCGAATACGGGGCGGCGAAGGATGCGCACGGCCTTGCGGGGGCGGCGCTTCGCGTCGCCGAGGACGCCGTCCTGGAAAGGCAGGCGGCGTACCGCGCGGCGCAGGAAGGGTATATCGGTCAGTTAAATGTCATCGCCGCGCTGTACGCGGGTCTTAAAAACGCACAGCAGGATTTCGACACGAAGCAGGCGGTGTACGAGTACGCGTCGAGCGCCTATCTTTACGCCTCGGAAACGGGTGCGGACGATGCGGGACAGGATAACGGACTCGCCATCGATGCCGCCGAGGAGTTCGGCGAAACACAAACGATGTACCGGGCCTGCCTCGAAAGGCTTCATGCCGGTGAACGCGAGGTTGAAAGGGTCAAGGAGCAGCGCGTGACGGACGATGCCGGCTACGTGCGCGTCGAGCGTGATCTCGTGGAAAAAGCCTCGCGGGCGTACCGGATCGCGAAGGTGGAATACCTGGTACGCCGCGAGGTCGAGGAGCGCTCTATCGCCTATGAGCGCGCGCGGGCGGAATACGATGAGTTGAAAAATGCGATGCTTGCCTCGGCGCCGGGAGAGGAGAATGCCCGGTCGAGGGACCGGTTCCTGGACTGGCTCATGAAGCGCGATTACACGCTTGATGCCGCCCCGCTTTCGAGCAAGGATTTCTCGAATCCCTGGAAATCGATCTTCTCGGGAATGCTGCGCTACATCCTGCCGCCCATCGTGATGAAAAACGACCTCTCCGAGGTTGCGCGCTGGTACGACGAGAACGTGGAGGACGTGTATCGGACCGAGCCGCTGGCGATGCTGCGTCCCGTGGTCGAGGCTCTCACCGTAACCGATGCGTTCGATCCGGAGGCGCCCGAGCTCATGGATTACATGGAGCAGGCATACGGGGAGGATGAGGAAAACCGAACATACGCGGGCGGGGAAATCCACGCGACGATTACGACCTACGCCCGGCAATACCTCGGCTACAGGGACAACGTCGCGAAATGGTTCAGGTACATCGGGGGCGGCAGCGCGTTTCTCGTTCTTTATGAAAGCATGCACAAGATACAGCATTCGATAAAATCCGTCGAACGGAAAATCGACCGCGTCAAGTGGAGCTGGATGAAGAAGCCGCTCAAGGCGCTTTTAAGCGGATTCCGTTACGCCCTGAAAAAAGCGGAGAAGGGTCTCGACCAGATCGCGGGAAACATGGACGACGTCTACCGGAAGGCGGCAACGAATCTGAAAAACGCATCGGCGCAGGTCCGGAAGCTCAACGAGGCATGCGCGAAGCTCCGTGAGAGAAAGAGCATCATGCAGAAGGCGGGGCTCGGGTACGCGGCGCTGACGCAGATAGAGAGCCTGGACGACGACGGCGCCGCGGGCGTGATCGCGTACCGTGACGAAAAGGGAAACTCGAAGACCATGGACAAACAAAGCCTGAAGACGGTCATCAGGGAGATTGCCGCGCGCAACGGCGCCGAGCTTCGCGAGGGGGACCTCGATCTCCTGGTGCGGGGTGCTTCCGGAGAAAATGATCCGATGAATGCGGACCTCTACTGGCATGAAGCGCCCCGGCTGGACCAGGACCTGGAAGAAACGGACCAGCACATGCGGGTGTGGAATGCGGCGGAGGTCTGTACCGCGTACGGCTCGCATCTCGAGCAGGGCCGGCTGGACGCCCTTGAAACCTATCTCGATTATACCTCGGGCATGAGCACGCGGGGCGACGCGGCGTATGATGAAACGGTGGTGCTGCGCGCCAGGGAAAAGCTTTTTGGGGCGCTCGCGGCGGAGATCGCCCCCGGGCTGGAAACCTCCGCGGCGGAGGCGGGACGCGAGAACCCCGCCTACAGAAAAGCAATGACCGAGTATGCGGGCATCCTCGAGGGATTCACCGTCGCCGATCTCCGGGAACTTGAAAGAATGGAGGACTCGCATGATCCGGCGATTCATGAGCGTTTCGCGGAGTTGGTGCGCGACAGGCAGGGTGTGAACGACCTGGAGCTTTCGCGCCGGGAAGCGCTCCAGGAATATGCCTGGGGGCGCGAAAGGGATTTGCTGGAGCAGGAGCATGGACGATGGAACGCGCGGGTCCGGGGAGTATTCAACCGCGGGAACCGGCAGTGGGACGCGATGGAGCGCGCATTTATCCAGGAGTGGAAACAGTGGCGCAGGGAAGCGGGACGCCGCGCGCTCGATGAGAAACGGGAGTGGGAAGCCTTGTCGAACGATTTGAAAGAGCGCGAGAGGGCGTGGTTGTCCAGGGCATATGACGATGCGGGATACAAGGATACCCTGGACCTCGCAACCCGGCTTGCGGAGATGGTGAACGGCATGATCGCGGACGCGCGGTTCCATGGCGCGGAGCGGGATGGCGTCTCCGCCGGGGATGCGCGCGCCGTGCTTTCCGACCTCATGAGGTATATGCCGGGCCGTCTTACCGACGAATTCATTCAATCCGGGAAAGGCCGCGCCCTTCCGGTTACGATGACCGGCCTTTCGGCCAGGAAGCCGGGGGGAACGGTGCTCGACGATTTCCAGGGGGCGCTCGGGGAATACGGTCTCGCACTCGAACGTACCTCGCGGATACGCCAACTGGAATGGATGAACGCGATGGCGGACGGATACCGGGATTCGGTGGCGCGAATGAACGAGTACATGCACACGGAGATCGATGGTCTTCTCATGGGGTACTCGTATGTAAAAGCGGACGGCAACGAGTACCGAAAAACCGAGAACGGCTTCGATTTCAGCATTGGAGGGTACCGTGACTATACCGCCGACGCCGAATCGCTCCTGGACGGCCGGGTGAGTTATTACCTTGGAAAACTGAAAAGCGAGGGAAGCCACGCGGCGGTCGATCTCCTGTCCCTGGACGACCCGGGGGCCGGGGACCTCATGAAAACGCTCATGACCGACCTCGAGCTCGCGTTCGGGAAAGAGATTGAAAATGCGAAGCGTCACATGGGCGAGTACTCGCAGTATAACGGAGACGGGGAACGTACCGGCGGCGGCACGGGGGAGCGCGCGCGCATCCTGGATCGCGCCATGCATAACGAAAAGAAAATAGGCAAGTCCCTGGCCAACCGCACCATTGCGCTCCAGGGGATATCGGCCGCCGCGAGCTTTTTCGGACCCGTCGGGATCGCGGTTTCACTGGGGATCCAGTCGCTCATGCTCGCCGAGCGGGCGGCGGAAGGAAACCTGGGCCGCGGGGAAATGGCGCTCTCGCTCGTGCAGATGGCCGCGACCGCAGCGGGGGGTTACGTGAAGGAATTGCAACTGGGGGCATATACGACCGCGGGTATCCGCGGCGGGATCCAGCTTGCGGCCTCCGGGGCAAAGCTTGACAGGAATGGCGGCTTACGATATGAAATCACCAGGCGCGACGCCTTTGCCGCGGGAACTAGCACCCTGCTCGCGATGGCGGGCACCGCGGGCGGGATGGATAAAAACCTTGCGTACAACTTTGCGGCCAATTACGCGAATGCAGGGATTGCCCAGGGGCGCGGCGAGTGGTACGAGCCGAACCTGGGCGCGGATACCCTCGCCATCGCCGCCGCAGAAACCGCCGCGCAGCGGGCCTCGGGGGGAACGCAAAACGCGTACGAGGAAAAAATGGCCGCGGGCCTTGTCTCCAATTCGCTCCTGATGGCGTATAAGCTGGGCAGCCGGGGCGGCCGCGTGGACGACTACATGCTCACGGAATGGAACTGGGACGCCGCGCGTTTCACCTGGGGCGACCTCGCCGGGATCATGGGGGAGGGCGCGGGGAGGGGAAGCGCCCGATACCTGGAGGCGCGCGAACAGGTTATCGCGGCGCGGGAGAGCGATTCCCTGCCCCGCGAAGGCACGGGGGCCGATACAGACCCACTACGCCGGCAGGAGGACGCATCCTTCGCCCTGTACGAAGCGCTTAACCGCCGGGGAATGCTTTCGGGCGCGTTCAACGGCATGCTCGATTCGTTGAACGAGTTCGCCCTGTCCCAGGGATTGGGGCAGAGACTCGGGCAGAGCGCGGTGAACTGGATGCAGGGAAACGGTTTTGTCGATAACAATACGAGGAATCAGGTCGAAGCCGCGCTGGCAGAACTCGCCTCCCAGCGCCGCCAGGAAGCCGATATCGCGGAAGCGGACCGCATGTGGAAAGACGGAACGCTTGATAAGCTGATGCTGTTGAGGAGCGGGAAGCTTATTAATGGGGAATATGATTTTGCGGTTAGAGAAGATGGATCGATTGGATTGGATGTACGGGGAGAGTATAATAAATATAACCCCGTAGAAGTGCGTAGTGATGTTGAGAGACTTGCGCAATATGGGCCTGGAATAATAACCGAGCTTAATAGCGCGATGAGAAGGTTGGCAGAGAAAGGATATGATACGAGTAAGATTAACACAAGTATTCTCGCTCAATCGGTCTGTACTATTGAAAATTATTATACCTTGCTGAAAAATAGTGGAGCTGTTCGGAACGGAAATTCGGGAATGGAATCCTTTGCGGAGTTTTATGCGAATTCGGTAATGGATGGCAGCGTGAGATTAGAAAATGGATTTATTGACAAGCCCGCGGAACTTGTCTCGAAATATACGATCAATACTGAAAGTATTGAACTGTGTATAATTCAGTCCTGGGATGAGTATAAAAAATTGATCCAAAATGATCCAAATTGTTTTGGATCGGTGAGGATTTATATGCCTGAATTTGGTCCAAATGCGGGACATAATATGATGGTATATACGGAAAATGGGGTTAAGTATTTGGGTTGTACTGGGTGGCCAACAGTTTATAATGGAACGAAGGCAAAGGATTCAGTGACTTCTCAAAATTTTTGGAGATATGATTTTTTACGAGTTATAAATCATTAAAATATGGGGATGAAAAAATGAGTAGAATCTCTATTTTGAGTATTTTTAGTCTCTATTTGATTGTTCCATTCAATTTTAGTATTGCAGAAGACATTAAACACGCGATTAATTATTTCAATTCTAGGGGCGGAGAAGTTGATGATCAAGTTATAAATTTGAATTCCGTATCAATGATAAATGATAAGGATCTGATATTTCTACAATATTTTACACAAGCTCGGGTGATTAGTCTAGAAAAAACAAACATCACAAATGATGGATTAGTTCATCTTCGTAACTTAATTTCATTGGAACGTATCAGATTGTCTCGAACCGCCATTTCTTCAATCGGAATTAAACACCTGAATAATTTAATAAATTTAATTGAGTTAGATATTTCGTATACTAATGTTGACGACAGCTCGCTGGATTATATTTCAAACATGCGTAAATTAGAGATTTTTAAAGCTATGAATACGCAAATAACAGATAATGGTCTTAAACATTTTGAAAACTTGGTCAATATAAAGTATTTAACTTTAAATAATCTTAGGATTACAGATAATGGCCTTGTTTCGTTGAGTTTGATGCCTAACTTAGTTAGCAAACTTCAAACAATAACTCTCGGTAACACGGATATAACCGACGATGGCTTAAAGCATCTTGAATCGTTTAATGGTTTGATTTCAATAATGCTAACAGGGACAAAAGTAACAAAGGAAGGAGTACAGCGGTTACAGGCGAAGTTGCCCCGCTGCAGAATAATTTATTAATGAGAATATTCGCTGTTGTAATGCTGTCGAGTCTCCTCCTCCCCTCCCTCCTCTTCGCGGGCGAGTGGGTGAACGACAACGCCTATCGCGTGGTCGCGCCCGGCGTCCCCGACAAAAATGCCGCCGATAAACTGGCACGCAGGCTCTCGGCGAAGACGGTGGCGGTGGCGCTTGCACGGGCGCGCGTGGTCGAGGAGCTCGCCTGGATACTGGGGGGCGATTCCCTGGACGATCCGTCCGGGGTGCTCGCGTGCAGGAACGCCGTTTTCGGCGCGTTCCGGGACGCGATCCTGGCGGGACGGGTAGTCGAGGAGCGGTACGGGGAGAGCGACGACTGCACGATCACTTACGAGGTCGAAACCCCCGGCCTGCGCGCGAAGCTCACGGCCTTGCGCGGATCGCTGAAAATTCCCGGTGAGGGGACCGAGGGCGCGGACGCGGACCGCCTTTATCGGTCCCTGGGCGGGGATTGAAACCGCGTAGTCAAATCATGCCGCGTTAAGCGCCCCCGTCATAGCCACGTATACGAGCAGGAAGTGAAAAAATCCCCCCAGTAATATCAGCACATGAAACAACTCGTGGAAACTGAACACCCCCGGCAGGAGGCGCGGCCGCTCGATCGCATAGATTATCGCACCGGACGTATACGCGGCCCCGCCCAGCGCAAGGTAGAGCAGCGCATCGGCGGGCATGATGCCGTAGAGCCTATGCACGGGGATTATCGCGATCCAGCCCATAATGACGTATACCCCGGCGGTAAGCCAGCGCGGCGCGTTCAGGTAGAACAGCTTCATAAACAGGCCCGCGAGCACCAGTGCCCACTGCACCCCGATGATCGACCAGCGCCATCCGCCATCGAGGTACGCGTAACAGACCGGCGTGTAGGTCCCCGCGATCATGAAAAAAATCGCGAGGTGGTCGAGCTTCCTCCAGAACGAAACCTCGTCCTCTTCTCTTTTAAACGCGTGATAAAGCGAGCTCGCGGAAAAGAGGAATATTGCCGAGAACCCGTATATCAGGGATACCCCCAGCAGACTTGCCGATTTGCGGGTCGTAAACGCCAGGAAGACGGTCCCCGCTACGGCGAGCGCCACCCCCGCGAGGTGCGTGTAAACGGATACCCTTTCTTTTCTCAGTACAATCACACTATTCTCCCGGATATATAGTTATATACAGAGACAGCTGCTCAATAAGCCGGTTGCGCATTTTCGCGTTTATCCGGCGGCGACGCGCGATCGCGACGGCTCACGGTAAGGGGCGGGGGTCCGCTTCGCGCCTGTATGCGTATCGGACCCCATGCCGCATCGCCCCTTACGAATACGGATAAAAAATAAAAAACAGAACCGACATCGCGCACAGGAACCATGCGCCCGAGGTCACCTGGCGGAGCTTGCCGGAGAACAGCATGATGAGCGGGTAGATCACGAAGCC
This genomic stretch from Spirochaetota bacterium harbors:
- a CDS encoding hemolysin III family protein yields the protein MRKERVSVYTHLAGVALAVAGTVFLAFTTRKSASLLGVSLIYGFSAIFLFSASSLYHAFKREEDEVSFWRKLDHLAIFFMIAGTYTPVCYAYLDGGWRWSIIGVQWALVLAGLFMKLFYLNAPRWLTAGVYVIMGWIAIIPVHRLYGIMPADALLYLALGGAAYTSGAIIYAIERPRLLPGVFSFHELFHVLILLGGFFHFLLVYVAMTGALNAA